Proteins encoded by one window of Cannabis sativa cultivar Pink pepper isolate KNU-18-1 chromosome 4, ASM2916894v1, whole genome shotgun sequence:
- the LOC115713042 gene encoding uncharacterized protein LOC115713042 has translation MMRRQQDQQSGVLYELSSLVLNILRSPPSPIPFSDQLPEMPPTRRLSPTSSSSAASQISPAGFASLLLGISLALMLCGSVTFFIGFILMPWVLGLVMVFYVAGIVSSLSMLGRSIFCYAMGPSQPRKEIPAWKVL, from the exons ATGATGAGAAGGCAACAAGATCAGCAGTCGGGGGTTTTGTATGAGCTTTCATCTCTAGTCCTCAACATCCTTCGATCTCCTCCATCGCCGATTCCGTTTTCCGATCAGTTACCGGAGATGCCTCCGACGCGGAGGTTATCACCGACATCCTCGTCCTCGGCGGCGTCGCAGATCTCGCCGGCAGGGTTTGCCTCGCTCTTATTAGGGATTTCTTTGGCTCTGATGCTTTGTGGGTCAGTAACTTTCTTCATCGGATTCATATTGATGCCTTGGGTTCTAGGATTGGTGATGGTGTTCTACGTGGCTGGGATTGTTTCGAGCCTCTCCATGTTGGGTCGCTCCATTTTTTGTTACGCCATGGGACCTTCTCAGCCCCGGAAGGAAATTCCTG CATGGAAAGTATTGTGA